Within the Gadus chalcogrammus isolate NIFS_2021 chromosome 20, NIFS_Gcha_1.0, whole genome shotgun sequence genome, the region GGCTTGTGGTGCAGCCCCACGCAGGAGAAGTGGAACCACTCGATGGGGCACTCGTCGTTGTCGCAGCCGATCATCTCGCCGTAGGAGACCTGCTCGCAGAGGCAGTAGGTGGGCTCGTCCGGGTCGatgggggggtccgggggggacACCTCCCGCTCCGACTTCCCCTTGGACCGCTTCTTCTTCTTGGAGGACGTCTTGGCCCGCTTCTCCCGCGAGGCGCCGGCGTCCTCGCCCTGCTCCAGGCCGCCGCCCCCGAAGCTGTCCCGCCCCTCCCCGTTCTTCTGCCGCCGCGACCGCTTCCCCCCGGACTTGTCCAGGGCGCCGCCGCTGGGCGgggcctcctccctcctcttgtcGTGGTGCGCCGCCTTGCCGGGCGTCACCGTCACCGACGCCGCCGGggacaagatggcggccgtggcggcggcggtggccacAGCGACGGGGGGAGGGGCGTGGCTCTCAGGGCTCTCCTGGGACGAGTGGAGGTGCTCCGAGTGCCAGTCCATCTGCCGGGTGCGgttctccaccagctccacctgcaACACAATACCACGCCCCTTTAGAGTCAGGTGACCTCAGACATGCCCCCTTTAGAGGCTGACAGGGGACCTCAGACACGCCCCCTTTAGAGGCTGAAGGGTGACCTCAGAGGTCcgaccgggggaggggggggtcattaCGCACCATCTGAGCAGCGATCTGGATCTTCTCGTCTCCGAGCTCCTGGCTGCGGATCAGGACCTTCTGGATGGCCAGCTGGAGCCGGCGTCTCTGAAGGGGGTCCGCCTCCCGTCTGTAGCGCTCGTATGCCTCGTCGAGCTCCTTCAGGACGTCTGAGCACAGAccagggagacagtgaggagacaccagggagacagtgagcagcacagacaccagggagacagtgaggagacaccagggagacagtgaggagacaccagggagacagtgaggagacaccagggagaCAGTGAGCAGCACAGACACCAGGGAGACGgtgaggagacaccagggagacagtgaggagagcagcacagacacagggagacagtgaggagagcagcacagacaccagggagacagtgaggagacaccagggagtGAGTGGGGAGACAccagggagacagtgaggagagcaGCAGACACCAGGGAGACAGTGAGCAGCAGACAccagggagacagtgaggagacaccagggagacagtgaggagagcagcacagacaccagggagacagtgaggagacaccAGGCAGACAGTAGGGAGACAccagggagacagtgaggagacaccagggagacagtgaggagacaccagggagacagtgaggagagcagcacagacacagggagacagtgaggagagcaGCACAGACACCAGGGAGACAGTGGGGAGACAccagggagacagtgaggagagcagcacagacaccagggagacagtgaggagacaccagggagaGCAGCACAGACACCAGGGAGACAGTGGGGAGACAccagggagacagtgaggagacaccagggagaCGGTGAGGAGAGCAGCAGACACCAGGGTCATGGAGACAGTGTGAGGCATGTTCTAACAGTTCTATCAGTATCAACGCAGTTCAACCACCCAGAACATCATACGCTAAATGATGCACTGGAGACGAGAACACATTCATCTGAGGTCCCCTCATATCAGTAAACCACCTGTCCTATAATACCATTAATGGCCGAGTGTGGTCCCCTTATATCAGTATCACCTTGTGTCCTATAATGTTATGTTATTAATATCCCACCTTGGTACTTGGCATCGATCTCCTTCATGAGGGACACGCTCCTCTGGAGGTCAAAGGGCAGCGACTCCACCAGGTCCAGGTACTCCTCCACATAATGGGCTACAACGTGGACGGGGTCCCCGGTGGTTGGGTTCAGCATCGCAGGTCTTTATTCAGCCTGACCACCGCACCTGGACACCAGAAAGACAACACATCACAATAAGACAACAAACCACCATATGATACAATCAAACACGTGGATTTAGGCATTCAATTTGTTAATGGACATTTAAGTATCAGCCGTAAGCCTTAATGCTTATTCCAGTTAAGCTATCGCTAAGCACCATGTTAAATAAATGCACATATGTAGAAAAACAGGGCAGTTAGCGGATGTTACGAAACCACAGTAACATCAGAGGAGACAGGTGACGTGTTCGTGTGCAGCCCAAGAACGAACCGGAGTCAACAACATGAACGGAGAACGGCAGCAAACCCTGATGAACTGGACCCTGTCTGACCCTACATGACACACGGGGGACGGGCCGGACCTGTCTGACCCTACATGACACACGGGGGACGGGCCGGACCTGTCTGACCGTACATGACACACGGGGGACGGGCCGGACCTGTCTGACCCTACATGACACACGGGGGACGGGACGGACCTGTCTGACCCTACAGGACTCACGGGGGACGGGACGGACCTGTCTGACCCTACATGACACACGGGGGACGGGACGGACCTGTGTGACCCTACAGGACTCATCGGCGGGACGGACCTGTCTGACCCTGCAGGACTCACCGGGGGGACGGACCTGTCTGACCCTGAATGACAcacgggggggacgggacggACCTGTCTGACCCTACAGGACTCACCGGGGGGACGGACCTGTCTTGACAATTCCTGAGTCTAATCTCACACACTCAACCATAATAGAAACAGCGATGGCGAAAAACCCGCTCTATGTCACAGATTAGCCGACATTATTAATGTAGACCACACCACGTGGGACCCGTGCTCCCAGTGGACCACACCACCCGGACCAGTACTCCCAGTGGACCACATGTAATTGAAGGGCTCTCGTCGGTCTGGTCATCATGTTGGTGGAGCTAGCGGACAGACAGCAGCCTGGCGGATCAGACAGACTGACGGCTCAGTTTACCTGACGGGTCCGTGGTTCGGGTCCGTGGTTCTGCTCCGGGAGGGGAGCGGTGACCCGGGGCCTGGTTGGGGGGTAGTGGAGGGTTTAGTGGCTTTAACCCGCGCTAGCTTACCGACCCGAGGCGCACTGTGCTGTTAGCCTAGCATCACTAGCATGCTGCTACTGCTAATGGGCCCTACTGCGCATGATCCAGGGGGGGACGTGTAGTAGACTGGTGGATCGGATCCGCGTCAAACTGGGCTCTAGGAGAGTTCAcatctaatttttttttttttattcaaaacaaGCAATTAAGTGAACTTGTAACAAGACAACCACAAACCAAAAATAGTAAAGCTCGTCAATCAAGATGAAAGATTTTAATACAGCTCGAAGGACCCCCTGTGGCGGAATAGGCGCGttacattaatataatataataatactattaatactaataatattacTGCATGAGGATGTTGTGTAGGGGAGCCTGAAAAACAATAACTTCATCGAAAAATTGTAATCATCATTTATTGGAAATCTTTATATGAGTAACTCACTAATCatttctttttacattttctttcatgttttacacacaatatagtatataatatagtatCACACTGCTCACTCCGTCCTTATACAGTATAAGCCAATCTGAAAAGATTTAAGAGGTCTTTGGACACCTTTACTCATCTAGCTATAGGCACATACAATTTATCCATGAGAAGAATCAGTGTTTTCATATTTAGACAGTGTTTGAGCGACAGCTTAACTGAAAGAGTCTCTTAAAGCATCTGTTGAGGAACACAGCAGTGTTCAGCTCTCAAAGAGCTTCCTGAAGGCCGGGCCGATCTCCTGGATCATgtctgaggtggtggtggcgcgGCCGTGGGTCTGGAAGGCCTGGCTGTTGCACTGCTTGGTCAGGGCGCAGGCGCCGAAGGCGGCCAGCAGGGCGGGGCTCACGCTGGGGACAGCACACCGTTACTGACACACAGCTTCATGCTGTATCACAATCAGAACTACAGTTGTTCCCATACCGATCGAGGATCGAAAGTTCCTACGACACAGCCAAAGATGCAGGATCGGGAGACTGCGCAGATCAGATACAATACTAGCTAATATACTACACAGAGAACCTCACAAACACTGCGGTGTAATGCTGCGTTCGTTAACGGCCGGAGGTGGAAAGTCGGAATGGGAAACGCGTCATCTCCGACTTACCTGCGTTCGAGCCACCAAGTCGGGAAAACATGGATGCTCACGCTTAACTAGAAGAGCACAAATGTATGATTCTAATTATAGGTTATAGATATGAATGATCTAGTTCTGAAAATAGGTTTAGCTGTCGACAGTAAGTGAACCGACTTTACATCGCTATCGGCCGATACTCCTGGTCGGGGAGCCTCTGTACTAACAGCACGGTAGTGGAGGTACCTTCTGGACGGTGGCGTGGCGCTGAAGGCCCAGTGGGCCAGCGCCCCCAGGGACCCCGAGAGGAGGTCGCCCTGCCCCCCGCAGCGCCGTCCGCTGCCCCGCAGGCCGCAGGTGagcactgcaacacaacacgCACCGGTCACATGACCCCTCCGTACAGACCGCCGCTGACCGGCAGCAGCGCCCCCCGCTGGCCCCCGTCTGCGTGGCGCTCACCTCTCCGGCCGTCGGAGATCAGGTCCTGCTCCCCCTTCAGCAGCACCGTGACGTTCCCCAGGGCGCCGCTCAGCTGCAgcacgctgcggcgccggtcgCTGCCGTCCAGAGGCTCCTGGTGCTGAGACACGACATCAACACAGGGTCACATGACGTCATCACAGGGTCACATGACGTCATCAGAGGgtcacatgacatcatcacagggTCACATGACATCACAGGGTCACATGACGTCATCACAGGGTcagcatgacatcatcacagggTCACATGACGTCATCAGAGGGTCACATGACATCATCAGAGGGTCATATGACATCATAGGGTCATATGACATCATCAGAGAGGgtcacatgacatcatcacagggTCACATGACATAATCAGAGAGACGTAAACGCAGCATGACATCATCAGAGAGACGTAAACGCAGCATGACGTCATCAGAGATGGTCAGTCATCAGAGAGGGACGGTAACGCAGCGTGACATCATCAGAGCGGGACGGTAACGCAGTGTGACATCATCAGAGAGGGACGGTAACGCAGCGTGACATGATCAGAGCGGGTCAGCGGCGGCTCAGGTACCCACCAGCGCCTCGTAGAGCCGCGTGAACTCCATGAAGTTGGGGGTGAGGATGGCCTTCTGGTATCCTTGGATGACAGATGGTTGCTGGGCAACAAGCCATAGTCCATCCTgttgtaaacaaacaaacaaatgaacacAGATGGACAAAGAGACACCGGCAGCTATATTTAGTCTGAAGATTAATCTGATCAGACACCTGATCTTTAAATCAGTACTCACTGCATCGATGATTATTGGAATATCTCTTGCTTTGCACTTCTCAATCACCTCCTGGGGGGAGAAATGACAGAGTTCATAACCGATAACATTATTCGagtttagcagaagcttttgtGTATCAGTGTTGTGTCAGTGttgcatcagtgtgtgtttatcagtgtgtgtgtatttgggatggcgaaaatgtaaaatattcttgACCGGCCACCGAGCCTCATTAACCGGTTAATACCGGTTAACCGATCAGATTAAAATGTGCTATTTGAAATAACAGCCATTTCGAGCCaggcctgccgcctgctatttggTAACTCTGctcatctctctcccgctctgcctccgactcacacacacacacacacacacacacacacacacacacacacacacacacacacacacacacacacacacacacacacacacacacacacacacacacacacacacacacacacacacacacacacactctctctgcgTGGGAGGCAGCGGCTCTCACCGCGCCACCACCTGTTTGAACGACGAGGCGTTACTGCAAGTGGACCGTGTGTAGAGAGCGGGGCCAATCGGAAGAGGGCAGCGTAAGGAGCTCATTTGAAACATTGCCGCGGCTCATTTAAGAAAATGACAGCTCTGAAGAGACGCCGCTTGTTTAGGACGGAGGAGACGGAAAAATTGAGGGTGAGGGCTAATTTTTTCACCTCACACAAAAAGATCTTTGAATGAGATGGCTAACTGTAGTCTTACAGCGTTTAGTCCACTGTCCATATTCATTTAGAGATCATATTCTCCGCCGCTCGCATGCGGGAATAATTAAGACTTGTGGGCTAGAGACGCGGTGTCAGTCCAACTTCCAATCAGTCACCTCATCTGATCATCTTGAGGTGTGTGACCACACACTCAACGGCCACACTtatcccaatttttttttaaccgaCAAGCAACAAGATTAACGTTGATACGGTCAACCATCGGTCAAACGGTCATCGGCTAACATCCctagtgtgtgtcagtgtgtcagtgtgtgtgtcagtgtgtcattgtgtgtgtcagtgagtgtgtcagtgtgtgtgtcagtgtgggtctcagtgtgtgggtcagtgtATCACTTTATCAGTGtgtttatcagtgtgtgtatcagtgtgtcagtgtgtgtgtcagtgtgtgtatcagtgtgtcagtgtgtgtgtcagtgtgtgtatcagtgtgtgtgtcagtgtgggtcTCAGTGTGGGTctcagtgtgtgggtcagtgtgtctctcattgtgtgtgtcagtgtgtgtactgGTCGTGCCTTGGCTGTTCTCAGCAGACCCTCGTCCCTCCCCAGCCCCGGGCCGACCACCAGGCTGTGCAGTCGGGGCAGCCACTTGTCGATCTCCTCCAGGGCGTTGGGGCTGTCTCTGCATTCACACATCATAGCACGTGAGCCTTCACAACATAGCATGTTAGCCTTCACAACATAGCATGTTGGCCTCATAACATAGCATGTGAGCCTCATAACATAGCAGGTTAGCCATCATAACATAGCATGTAACTCTTTATAACATAGCATGTGAGCCTCATAACATAGCAGGTTAGCCATCATAACATAGCATGTGAGCCTCATAACATAGCAGGTTAGCCATCATAACATAGCATGTGAGCCTCATAACATAACAGGTTAGCCTTCATAGCATAGCATGTGAGCCTCCTACAACCCTCAATAGAAAGGCATGTGTTCAGACTGGTCTCAGCCTGTTTAGATGTGGAGGAAGAGAGCTCCTAACTTTATGTGGGCAACAAACCGGTTACAGGTTACAGATCTAGATCTAGATGTAGATCTAGATGTATTGGTAGATCTAGAGCGTACACCCCCTCCGGACTGTGTCCTGACAACACTTTCTACGTCTCTCCTTCCCGTTCAGACCGAGGAAACAGCAACAACCATCGATCAAAACAGGAACAATAGTACAAATAAGAGTGGCCCATGCCGAAGGCGGAAGGTGAGGGTACGACATCATCACACCTGCATTAGGGGGACCACCATACGGTGACTGAACCAGTGCCGTAGTGTCTACCACAGGGCTCTCCCTGCAGCGGGCTGAGCCTCTAGTTATGGTTCATGGCGATGGAATGCAGATCCGTTGTGCAGCTGAGTGTGTTTCTAGTTCAGGCTGTGAGGACTCTTGTCTCAGCCTGCTAGCGTGTTTTGGCGTGCGTTGATTCTGAATCACCCAATagcatccagctgcagccccggagcACTCTGCTTCAGGGAGAGCCCTGTGGTAGACACTACGGCTCTGGTTCTCACCCCAGTCACCATATGGAGGGCCTAATGCAGGTGTGATGTCGTACCCTCACTTTGGACCCTCAGTTGGCCCATGCCTTCGGCATGGGCCAACTCTTATTTGTACTTTTATTCATGTTTTGATTGATGGTGGCTGCTGTTTCCATCATTATAATATCTAGTTAGCCTCAGCGGCATGATAGACTGGCCCTGGAGCCCCACTGGGGCCCAGAGAGCGGCCAAGAGATCCCCCACTAGCAGCCTGAGCCTGCAGTCCTTTTGGGGACCCATCGATGTCCTCCTATTGGTCCCTCAGGGCCCACAGGCCTGACACCAACCATCCATGGGTCTGCTGGTTCAGATGTCAAACTCTTTGCTtcaaccatcccccccccccataacctcccccaccaccacccccacccccacccccactccaacccccacccccaccgggAGAGGCTGATACTTACAGGACTGGGTGGACGATGAGCTCAGGGCTGTAGGACTTGATGACGATCGCAGCCTCCCGGGTGCAGAAGACGTGAGACAGGTCTGCACCCTGGAGGAGCCAGAGGAACGTCAGTATGTGACCCACACACCAGAGGCAGTACAGTGTGCTCGCTGCTCCTTCATGTATTATTTACCACTTTCAGCGCAGAGATGGCAGCGAAGTACGGAGCTCCGGTGTACCTGAACAGGAGGCAGAGTTAGGCTCAGGCTGACGCTGCCTCCTCATGACCCTTAACCAGATGGAgcccccctggtcccccccccccccccagtcctgcCCCCCTCAACCCACACGGACCCCCTGCAGTCCTGCCCCCCTccagactgcccccccccccttgcagtCCACCTACTCCTGGCAGCCTCCAATGATGCCGATGCGTCCATCTTGGCCCTTATGCTTCTTGGAGGTCAGCGCGGGCACGATGGTCCTCACCAGGGAGAGGGTCTCCTCGTCCATGcctgggggggacaggggggttaGGGAGGCTCAGGTGTTCGGCAGGATGGTCAGCGTGGATCATGTGTCCTCTCTACCGGGCCTTAGGATAAGTTAGGTCAGGTTAGGTTGTCCTTTATTGTCCCTTTTTTTTGGGAAATTCTTTATCTGCTTTTGACCCGTCGGGagctggtacacacacacacacacacacacacacacacacacacacacacacacacacacacacacacacacacacacacacacacacacacacacacacacacacacacacacacacacacacacacagtagtgcagtgcagcgcccggggagcaggtgggggtctcaggtgccttgctcaaggacacctcatCTGTGGATGAGGTCGTAGCAGAGTGCTGCTCTACTACTCCCACCGTCCATATCTTTGCCAACCGGTGGGGATTCGAACCGGCCCCCCTCCGGTTACCGGTCCAACTCCTTCACCAGTAGGCCACGGATGGACGGCCTGCGCCACAACGAGGCGCTGTAGGGCGGGGCGTGAGACTGCAGACCCCCACCCCAGCCTGACGGCCTCTGGTCCTAAACACGGAGGTACACCCCGACACCAACACCATGCGGGTCCGGCCAGACGGTGGCGCTACACTCCGCGGGGTGACgggtcctccttctcctcacatCCTCTCCAAACTCCAGATGGAGGCTAGCACCTAGCGCCTATAGCTAGCGCCTGTACCTAGCCCCTGTACCTAGCGCCTGTACCTAGCGCCTGTACCTAGCGCCTGTAGCTAGCACCTGTACCTAGCGCCTGTAGCTAGCACCTGTACCTAGCGCCTGTAGCTAGCACCTGTACCTAGATGTACCTAGCGCCTGTACCTAGCGCCTGTACCTAGCGCCTGTACCTAGCGCCTGTACCTAGCGCCTGTACCTAGCGCCTGCGGGTCTGACGGGAGCTGCTGGTTCTGCTGCTGGGGCCAGTCGGCCGTCGGGTGTGGGGGGGTCCGTCTGAGGTGGGTGGGCGGGCCGCGGGGGccggagggggaggcagagccTCTGGGGAAcgcccgggggggggcgggaggctCGTTCCGATGGGAGGAGGCTGCGGAGGGGGGCTGGGCTGAGGAGATGCTGGAAAACATCTGGCCCAGCATCTGGAGGGTCTGGAGCTCGCGGGCGTGCTCCGCCTCCCTGCGGCGGTCCTCGGCCTGCAGCCGCTGCTCCTCCACGCGGTAGAAGCCCTCCTCCGCCTGGGCGCTCTGCTCCAGGAACTGCTCCATCAGCTTCTCCAGGGGGAAGTTGGCGCGGCGCTTCTTGGGCCGTTTGGCCCGGCCGGAGGTCAGGGGGCCGGGGGCCAGGGGGATGGAGGTCAAGGTGCTGGTGGGCTGGCTGCTGGGGTGAGGACGCACAGAGCTGcctggacagagggacaggtggCCTCCGTTAGACAACCATCTATGGTCGAGGAAGGTTACACGGCGTGTCTGTCCGGTGGTCGTGGTGTGCTTACCGTTATTCCCGACGGTCACTTTGATGGGGATCGGGATGGGAACCGTCGGGTACTCCAACTTCACTTCCGTCTCAGCCGGCCTGTGGAAGTCGCCCAGGTTCTCTGAGTAGGGGTCGTGGGggtcttctccctcctcctccaggcagTCGGCGGTGTCGTCTCCACCCGTCCCGCTGTCCATGAACTCCTGGGGGTCCAGGACCGGTCGGTTGCTGAGGATGTTCTCCATGGCGTCATAGAACTTGCATATCTTGTGGTACTGGCCGTTGTTCCGGATGTTGCCCTCCTTGGCCAACAGGAACTGCCTCTTCAGACTTTTGATCCGGACCCTGCACTGTTCGGGGGTGCGTTCGAACCCCGTGGCGGCCAGCCGGCGGGCCACGTCCCGGTACACGAAGCTGTTCCGGAAGTGTCCGTCCAGCGCCACCTGGATGTCCTGCTCGCCCCAGATGGTGAGCAGGGTCCGGGTCTCCACGTCCGACCACAGGAACCCCCGCGTCGTGTTGTTCTGCATCCCAAGGATCGGGTCCGGAGTCCCAGCGGCTCTTTGATTCCGTTCACTACGAGCTGCGGAGCGGCGCCATCTGCTCGTTCGGTGGACACCGGAGTTATTGTTATGATTGTGTGTTTATCGTTCAACTTCAACTTCAGGATAATGAGCGGATCTCGTCCCAACTCTTCAAACGCTAACCCGAATGTAGTCGACGTCATTAGCAAAATGCCTGCTTAATACATCCGTAATGACGCCGGCTCTGGACCTGCCAGCCCGCCGACCTCCCGGTCTATCAGTCATGGGAAAACTGACCTGAGATCAGTTGTCAGTCAGAACCAGAGGCCGCCATGCAGCGACGAGGAGACTGCGGGGTCCTAGAGCCCGTTAATACCGAGGAGACCGCGGGGTCCTAGAGCCCGTTAAAACCGAGGAGACCGCGGGGTCCTAGAGCCCGTTAACACCGAGGAGACCGCCAGGTCCTAGAGCCCGTGGGGTGTCGGCCCTGAAGGGGGGCACTGGT harbors:
- the naxd gene encoding ATP-dependent (S)-NAD(P)H-hydrate dehydratase isoform X1, whose protein sequence is MQNNTTRGFLWSDVETRTLLTIWGEQDIQVALDGHFRNSFVYRDVARRLAATGFERTPEQCRVRIKSLKRQFLLAKEGNIRNNGQYHKICKFYDAMENILSNRPVLDPQEFMDSGTGGDDTADCLEEEGEDPHDPYSENLGDFHRPAETEVKLEYPTVPIPIPIKVTVGNNGSSVRPHPSSQPTSTLTSIPLAPGPLTSGRAKRPKKRRANFPLEKLMEQFLEQSAQAEEGFYRVEEQRLQAEDRRREAEHARELQTLQMLGQMFSSISSAQPPSAASSHRNEPPAPPRAFPRGSASPSGPRGPPTHLRRTPPHPTADWPQQQNQQLPSDPQALGMDEETLSLVRTIVPALTSKKHKGQDGRIGIIGGCQEYTGAPYFAAISALKVGADLSHVFCTREAAIVIKSYSPELIVHPVLDSPNALEEIDKWLPRLHSLVVGPGLGRDEGLLRTAKEVIEKCKARDIPIIIDADGLWLVAQQPSVIQGYQKAILTPNFMEFTRLYEALHQEPLDGSDRRRSVLQLSGALGNVTVLLKGEQDLISDGRRVLTCGLRGSGRRCGGQGDLLSGSLGALAHWAFSATPPSRSVSPALLAAFGACALTKQCNSQAFQTHGRATTTSDMIQEIGPAFRKLFES
- the ing1 gene encoding inhibitor of growth protein 1 translates to MLNPTTGDPVHVVAHYVEEYLDLVESLPFDLQRSVSLMKEIDAKYQDVLKELDEAYERYRREADPLQRRRLQLAIQKVLIRSQELGDEKIQIAAQMVELVENRTRQMDWHSEHLHSSQESPESHAPPPVAVATAAATAAILSPAASVTVTPGKAAHHDKRREEAPPSGGALDKSGGKRSRRQKNGEGRDSFGGGGLEQGEDAGASREKRAKTSSKKKKRSKGKSEREVSPPDPPIDPDEPTYCLCEQVSYGEMIGCDNDECPIEWFHFSCVGLHHKPKGKWFCPKCRGENEKSMDKALERAKKERSYR
- the naxd gene encoding ATP-dependent (S)-NAD(P)H-hydrate dehydratase isoform X2; translation: MPPETRMVVVCVLTGALSILITLGCLKEPGMDEETLSLVRTIVPALTSKKHKGQDGRIGIIGGCQEYTGAPYFAAISALKVGADLSHVFCTREAAIVIKSYSPELIVHPVLDSPNALEEIDKWLPRLHSLVVGPGLGRDEGLLRTAKEVIEKCKARDIPIIIDADGLWLVAQQPSVIQGYQKAILTPNFMEFTRLYEALHQEPLDGSDRRRSVLQLSGALGNVTVLLKGEQDLISDGRRVLTCGLRGSGRRCGGQGDLLSGSLGALAHWAFSATPPSRSVSPALLAAFGACALTKQCNSQAFQTHGRATTTSDMIQEIGPAFRKLFES
- the naxd gene encoding ATP-dependent (S)-NAD(P)H-hydrate dehydratase isoform X3, which encodes MIRNIIALFPAFIRSTSLGMDEETLSLVRTIVPALTSKKHKGQDGRIGIIGGCQEYTGAPYFAAISALKVGADLSHVFCTREAAIVIKSYSPELIVHPVLDSPNALEEIDKWLPRLHSLVVGPGLGRDEGLLRTAKEVIEKCKARDIPIIIDADGLWLVAQQPSVIQGYQKAILTPNFMEFTRLYEALHQEPLDGSDRRRSVLQLSGALGNVTVLLKGEQDLISDGRRVLTCGLRGSGRRCGGQGDLLSGSLGALAHWAFSATPPSRSVSPALLAAFGACALTKQCNSQAFQTHGRATTTSDMIQEIGPAFRKLFES